CCCAGCGATCCTATGAACGATCTGAGAATCGCCTCGGTCCCGTTCGTCAACGCGCAGCCGCTCACCTGGGGCTTCACGCGCGGCCCCTACCGCGGTATTTTCCGGCTCCAGCACACGGCACCCGCCCGGATACCGGACCTTCTCCGCGCGGGAAAGGTGGACGTCGGGTTGATCCCGTCCATCGAGTACCTGGGTCTTCCGGGGGCGGAGTTCCTGCCGCAGATCTGCATCGCCTCGAAGCGCCGGGTGCGCTCGGTCTACCTGGCGTCGCGGCTGCCCCTGGAGGAGATCAGGAGCGTCGCGCTCGATCTGAATTCCCGCACCTCGGTGGCCCTGCTCAAGATTGTCCTGTGGCGCAGGGGCGTGCGGGATGCGGCGTTCCACGAGCGGGCGCCGTCGCTCAAAGAGATGCTGCGCGACCACGACGCGGCTCTCCTCATCGGCGACGCGGCCTTGACGGCCGAGACATCCGGACTCCTGGTTCACGACCTGGCGGCCGAGTGGTTCGCCCTGACCGGTCTGCCGTTCGTCTTCGCCCTCTGGGCCGTGAGGCCGGGCGTGGTCCTGCCGGACGGGGTGCGGCCGTTCCTGGAATCGCGCCGCATCGGCATGGCCAACATCAGGGAGATCGCCCTGCGGGCGGGTGATGATCTCAAGATCGCAGCCGAGTCTGTCGAGTCGTACTTGAAGACGAACATCCATTTCTATCTCGGCTCCGAGGAACGCAGGGGGCTCGGGCTGTTTTTCCGGCAGGCCCAGCAGCTAGGCCTCACACCCGGCTGGCGGCCGATCCGTTTCCGCGAGCCGTTCGACTGGGAGCGGGTGCCGGCCCCCGCGGC
Above is a genomic segment from Candidatus Dormiibacterota bacterium containing:
- a CDS encoding menaquinone biosynthesis protein, with translation MNDLRIASVPFVNAQPLTWGFTRGPYRGIFRLQHTAPARIPDLLRAGKVDVGLIPSIEYLGLPGAEFLPQICIASKRRVRSVYLASRLPLEEIRSVALDLNSRTSVALLKIVLWRRGVRDAAFHERAPSLKEMLRDHDAALLIGDAALTAETSGLLVHDLAAEWFALTGLPFVFALWAVRPGVVLPDGVRPFLESRRIGMANIREIALRAGDDLKIAAESVESYLKTNIHFYLGSEERRGLGLFFRQAQQLGLTPGWRPIRFREPFDWERVPAPAAPARRAVE